In Candidatus Sedimenticola sp. (ex Thyasira tokunagai), the following proteins share a genomic window:
- a CDS encoding cytochrome c, translated as MKKRVLLTALLLPLGFSVSAEEGERGKEIFTTVCMACHKFDRSPDMVAPPIFAVKNHYLGPNPDRDDFIMRLSSWLETQDVEKSLMLGAVRRFKVMPPVDLSESDRNAVAAFIYDADFTEPKWYTEHFQKMHGVK; from the coding sequence ATGAAGAAACGTGTTTTATTAACCGCGCTGTTGTTACCGTTAGGGTTTTCCGTTTCGGCGGAAGAGGGTGAAAGGGGTAAAGAGATATTTACCACCGTCTGTATGGCCTGCCATAAGTTTGACCGCAGCCCGGATATGGTTGCACCGCCCATCTTTGCTGTAAAAAATCACTACTTGGGGCCTAATCCAGACAGGGATGATTTTATTATGCGCCTCTCTTCCTGGCTGGAGACGCAGGATGTTGAAAAATCTTTGATGTTGGGAGCTGTCAGGCGTTTCAAAGTGATGCCGCCGGTCGATCTCTCAGAGAGTGATCGTAATGCAGTTGCCGCCTTTATCTATGATGCCGATTTCACTGAGCCCAAGTGGTATACAGAGCACTTCCAGAAGATGCATGGGGTGAAGTGA
- a CDS encoding Spy/CpxP family protein refolding chaperone: MKRSSKILLAAIAATGITFTAISWVSAQGGWGGNCYRNNPMQGQGYGQMNPQGYGPGMGGCPMQSAKGYGANGGQGAGCATRGRHGHGGGNKFGGMQGGPGANSATRLEALKTQLQITTEQEPAWSVFEQAIANKSAAMGNRSKQRGAMMSLSVEDRVKLMRERAGHMTVMADAISNLNTTLTEDQKALLSRMGGMGRLR, from the coding sequence ATGAAACGTTCAAGTAAAATTCTTCTCGCGGCCATCGCTGCAACCGGCATCACCTTTACGGCTATCTCATGGGTATCGGCTCAGGGTGGCTGGGGTGGCAACTGTTATCGGAACAATCCGATGCAGGGCCAAGGCTATGGGCAGATGAATCCACAAGGTTATGGTCCGGGCATGGGAGGCTGCCCAATGCAGTCCGCCAAAGGCTACGGGGCTAATGGGGGCCAAGGTGCGGGTTGTGCTACCAGGGGCCGTCATGGTCATGGCGGCGGCAATAAATTTGGTGGTATGCAGGGTGGCCCCGGTGCAAACAGTGCAACACGTTTGGAGGCGTTGAAGACACAGCTACAGATTACCACCGAACAGGAGCCTGCCTGGAGTGTGTTTGAACAAGCGATCGCCAACAAGTCCGCTGCAATGGGGAATCGTTCAAAGCAGCGTGGCGCCATGATGTCGCTGTCAGTTGAAGATCGGGTCAAGTTGATGCGTGAGAGAGCAGGCCATATGACAGTAATGGCTGATGCAATCAGCAACCTTAACACCACCCTGACAGAGGATCAGAAAGCACTGCTCAGCCGTATGGGTGGGATGGGGCGTCTGCGCTGA
- a CDS encoding response regulator: MERAQQILVVDDDREILKLLQEYLEQNGYRVTTAVDGKAMWRELEHSRIDLIVLDLMLPGDDGLVLCRNLRVKSQIPVIMLTARGDEMDRILGLEMGADDYLPKPFNPRELLARIKVVLRRTVSLPTAIEDLEFTPLNFAGWKLDPVSRHLEAESGLVVPLSGAEYRLLRVLLTHPNRVLNRDQLLELTQGREAEPFDRSIDVLISRLRRHLHDDPKSPAIIKTVRGQGYVLAAKVTAA, from the coding sequence ATGGAAAGAGCACAGCAGATATTGGTTGTCGATGATGACCGGGAGATACTCAAGTTACTGCAGGAGTACCTGGAGCAGAACGGCTACCGGGTGACCACCGCCGTCGACGGCAAGGCGATGTGGCGTGAGTTGGAGCACAGCCGCATCGACCTGATCGTCCTCGACCTGATGCTGCCCGGCGATGACGGCCTGGTGCTCTGCCGTAACCTACGGGTCAAATCACAGATTCCGGTAATTATGCTCACCGCCCGAGGTGATGAGATGGATCGTATACTGGGGCTGGAGATGGGGGCGGATGATTACCTGCCAAAACCCTTCAATCCCAGGGAACTACTGGCGCGTATCAAAGTGGTATTGAGACGCACCGTCTCGCTACCTACGGCTATAGAGGATTTGGAGTTCACTCCACTCAATTTTGCCGGCTGGAAACTTGATCCGGTGAGCCGTCACCTGGAGGCGGAGAGTGGTCTGGTGGTGCCCCTCAGTGGCGCTGAGTACCGGCTGTTGCGGGTGCTACTCACTCACCCCAACCGGGTACTCAACCGCGACCAGCTACTGGAACTTACTCAGGGACGGGAGGCAGAGCCCTTTGATCGCAGCATCGATGTACTGATCAGCCGCCTTCGCCGCCACCTGCATGACGACCCGAAATCACCCGCCATTATCAAGACAGTCCGTGGTCAGGGCTATGTCTTGGCGGCCAAGGTGACAGCGGCATGA
- a CDS encoding ATP-binding protein has protein sequence MRLLPRSLFGRLVLILTLGLILTQVLGTALTFRDRHRILRDNIGLQLIQRIASVVNLVEGMPPQQHHKIITALDSRSLRITLTQEPLPTEGGAEPARHLKMMLGRELERSATLDVTTIPLSEHPNHQPPPWMKHSPAQGRMMQRWMPRRMLGFQAQVQLSTGEWLTFRRPLPEESLIWPVKLLGYLLILLISVAALSLLAVRLATRPLNTLAEAADHLGKDIQHPPLDESGPLEVRKAAQAFNTMQGRLQRYIEDKSQILAAISHDLKTPITRLRLRTEMLNDEALKKKFSGDLDAMEEMVIATLDFMRGTENSEKVVLVDITALLESMKSDMEEMGWQVTLKNPTAAPYNARPLALKRCLGNLIENAARYGEEAIIHVEDRDDQLTITITDQGSDISEEELDTLFKPFYRGENSRSRESGGTGLGLGIARNIARAHGGELILQRGDSGGLKAIITLPR, from the coding sequence ATGAGACTGTTGCCCCGCTCCCTGTTTGGACGCTTGGTGCTTATTCTCACCCTTGGGCTGATCCTTACCCAGGTATTGGGTACCGCGCTGACGTTTCGGGACCGCCACCGGATACTCAGAGACAACATCGGACTGCAGCTGATCCAACGAATCGCCTCTGTGGTAAACCTTGTGGAAGGGATGCCGCCACAGCAGCACCATAAAATCATCACTGCCCTCGACTCTCGTTCACTTCGAATTACCCTTACTCAGGAACCACTACCAACAGAGGGAGGAGCCGAACCTGCCCGCCACCTGAAGATGATGTTGGGTCGGGAACTAGAGAGAAGCGCCACCCTCGATGTCACTACCATACCTCTCAGTGAGCACCCTAATCACCAACCCCCACCCTGGATGAAGCACAGTCCAGCCCAAGGACGGATGATGCAGCGCTGGATGCCCCGGCGAATGCTCGGTTTCCAGGCCCAGGTTCAACTCTCTACCGGGGAGTGGCTCACCTTCCGCCGCCCCCTGCCGGAAGAGAGCCTGATCTGGCCGGTGAAACTCCTTGGCTACCTGCTGATACTACTGATTTCTGTTGCCGCCCTCTCGCTGCTGGCCGTACGACTCGCCACCCGACCACTCAACACGCTGGCCGAGGCCGCAGATCACCTGGGCAAGGATATCCAGCATCCACCACTGGATGAGAGCGGCCCACTGGAGGTAAGAAAAGCGGCACAGGCCTTCAACACCATGCAGGGGCGCCTACAACGCTATATCGAGGATAAGAGTCAGATTCTCGCCGCCATCTCTCATGACCTAAAGACACCGATCACCCGCCTGCGCCTACGCACCGAGATGCTCAATGACGAGGCGTTGAAGAAGAAGTTTTCCGGTGACCTCGACGCCATGGAAGAGATGGTCATTGCCACCCTCGACTTTATGCGTGGGACAGAGAACAGCGAGAAGGTGGTGCTGGTGGATATCACCGCCCTGCTGGAGTCGATGAAGAGCGATATGGAGGAGATGGGCTGGCAAGTGACGTTGAAGAATCCCACAGCCGCACCCTACAACGCCCGTCCCCTGGCACTCAAGCGCTGTCTGGGTAACCTGATAGAGAACGCCGCACGTTATGGGGAGGAGGCGATTATTCATGTCGAGGACAGAGACGACCAGCTGACCATCACCATCACCGACCAGGGTAGTGATATCTCTGAAGAGGAGCTGGATACGCTCTTCAAGCCTTTCTACCGTGGGGAGAACTCAAGGAGCAGAGAGAGTGGCGGCACCGGACTCGGCCTCGGCATTGCCCGCAATATCGCCCGCGCCCACGGTGGCGAATTGATTCTGCAACGGGGTGATTCGGGAGGCCTGAAGGCGATTATCACCCTTCCACGCTGA
- the hypF gene encoding carbamoyltransferase HypF yields the protein MTEQQRGEQIRVRGLVQGVGFRPTVWRLAVACALDGEVWNDAEGVLIHAWGTEQSLDQFIDSLRREVPPLSRIDTIERAPLERQPVDAGFSIIPSRGGRVQTGVVPDAASCKACLQEVMDPDNRRYRYPFTNCTHCGPRFSIVHSIPYDRATTSMAPFIQCPVCQSEYDNPADRRFHAQPNACGNCGPRVWLEDTDGAEVKALAGEDVVAATARLLRQGEIVAIKGIGGIHLACDATNQKVVARLRQRKRRYHKAFALMARDLEMVRCFASVNGEEAGLLKSPAAPIVVLEGSGMRVADAVAPGQNTLGFMLPYTPLHQLIMQALEQPIVLTSGNSSDEPQVISNEGARQHLRQIADYLLLHDRDIVNRLDDSVVRLMDAVPRVLRRARGYAPAPLALPPGFDVAPQILAMGGELKNSFCLLRAGEAIISQHMGDLEDGSTHRDYRHNLGLYRQLFDHQPEIVAIDRHPDYLSSQWGRKLAGEQALKLETVQHHHAHIAACMAEQRLALDTPPLLGIALDGLGYGDEGALWGGEFLKVDYRESTRLAGFQPVAMIGGAKAMMEPWRNSYAYLVQLFGWEKIVADYGDLELIRYLQSKPVANLNQMLARGLNSPTASSCGRLFDGVAAAVGVCRESVSHEGQAAIELEALASAVNDEAVTGYRAERLIEEGRVQLSWQPLWQALLDDLQSGASAATISARFHNGLAATVASLAIDLCHEQQLETVVLSGGVFQNKRLLEGVSQRLRQSDLSVLSPGILPANDGGISLGQAVVAAARSLP from the coding sequence ATGACAGAACAGCAACGCGGCGAGCAGATCCGGGTACGGGGCTTGGTTCAAGGGGTCGGTTTCAGGCCGACAGTCTGGCGTCTTGCAGTCGCTTGCGCTCTTGATGGTGAAGTGTGGAATGATGCCGAGGGGGTGTTGATCCATGCATGGGGCACAGAGCAATCCCTGGACCAATTTATCGATAGTTTGCGAAGAGAGGTTCCACCACTTTCCCGCATCGATACGATAGAGCGTGCTCCACTCGAGCGACAGCCGGTTGATGCCGGTTTCTCAATTATCCCAAGCCGTGGCGGCCGGGTGCAGACAGGCGTGGTGCCGGATGCCGCCAGCTGTAAAGCTTGTTTGCAGGAGGTGATGGACCCGGATAACCGTCGTTACCGTTACCCCTTTACCAACTGTACCCACTGCGGTCCGCGCTTCTCTATCGTACATTCCATCCCCTATGACCGTGCCACCACCAGCATGGCACCCTTTATCCAGTGCCCCGTCTGTCAGTCCGAATATGACAATCCGGCGGATCGACGTTTCCATGCCCAGCCCAATGCGTGCGGTAATTGCGGGCCCCGGGTTTGGCTGGAAGATACGGACGGTGCAGAAGTTAAAGCTCTAGCAGGAGAGGATGTTGTAGCGGCAACGGCAAGGCTTCTCCGACAGGGTGAGATAGTGGCGATCAAGGGTATTGGCGGTATCCACTTGGCGTGCGATGCGACCAACCAGAAGGTCGTGGCGCGGCTGAGGCAGCGGAAACGCCGCTATCACAAGGCATTTGCCCTGATGGCGAGAGATCTGGAGATGGTGAGGTGCTTTGCCTCCGTCAATGGGGAAGAGGCGGGCTTGCTGAAGAGCCCGGCGGCTCCCATTGTCGTGTTGGAGGGTAGCGGGATGAGAGTTGCCGATGCAGTGGCTCCGGGACAGAACACTCTCGGCTTTATGCTCCCCTACACACCACTGCACCAGTTGATTATGCAGGCTCTGGAGCAGCCGATTGTACTCACCTCTGGTAACAGCTCTGACGAACCGCAAGTCATTAGTAACGAAGGTGCACGTCAGCATCTTCGGCAAATCGCAGACTATCTCCTGCTTCATGACCGCGATATCGTCAATCGGCTGGATGACTCTGTGGTGCGTCTGATGGATGCGGTTCCCCGGGTGTTGCGGCGGGCACGTGGCTATGCACCTGCGCCTCTGGCTCTGCCTCCCGGCTTTGATGTTGCGCCTCAGATTCTCGCCATGGGAGGGGAGCTGAAAAATAGCTTCTGCCTGTTGCGAGCCGGTGAAGCGATCATCTCCCAGCATATGGGTGACCTGGAGGATGGATCTACCCATCGGGACTACCGCCATAATCTGGGGCTCTACCGGCAGCTGTTTGATCACCAGCCGGAGATTGTGGCGATTGATCGACACCCCGATTACCTCTCCAGTCAGTGGGGAAGGAAACTGGCCGGGGAGCAGGCCTTGAAGCTGGAGACGGTTCAGCACCACCACGCCCATATCGCCGCCTGTATGGCAGAGCAGAGGCTGGCGCTGGATACACCCCCACTACTTGGCATCGCCCTGGACGGTCTTGGTTATGGTGATGAAGGTGCGCTCTGGGGTGGAGAGTTTCTCAAGGTCGACTATAGGGAATCGACACGGCTCGCCGGTTTCCAGCCGGTGGCGATGATCGGGGGCGCCAAGGCGATGATGGAGCCCTGGCGCAACAGCTACGCCTATCTGGTGCAGCTGTTTGGTTGGGAGAAAATTGTTGCCGATTACGGCGATCTGGAGTTGATCCGTTATCTCCAGAGTAAACCGGTAGCCAATCTCAATCAGATGCTGGCTCGTGGCCTCAACTCACCCACAGCCTCCTCCTGTGGTCGGTTGTTTGACGGGGTGGCGGCGGCGGTAGGTGTCTGTCGTGAATCGGTAAGCCACGAGGGGCAGGCGGCCATCGAACTGGAAGCGCTCGCCTCAGCAGTGAATGACGAGGCCGTGACCGGCTATCGTGCAGAACGCCTTATAGAAGAGGGCAGAGTACAGCTCTCTTGGCAGCCTCTGTGGCAAGCGCTGTTGGATGATCTCCAGAGTGGAGCATCAGCCGCAACTATATCGGCACGCTTCCATAACGGTTTGGCAGCAACGGTCGCCTCTCTCGCTATCGATCTCTGTCATGAACAGCAGCTGGAGACGGTAGTGCTTTCCGGTGGTGTATTTCAGAACAAGCGGCTGCTGGAAGGGGTGAGCCAACGTCTGCGGCAATCAGATCTGTCAGTACTCAGTCCCGGTATACTTCCCGCCAATGATGGCGGTATCTCCCTGGGACAGGCCGTGGTGGCTGCGGCTCGTTCACTGCCCTAA
- a CDS encoding chemotaxis protein, whose product MSIINSQPSGGSGSQQQMLMFSLWEGHTYGINVLKIREVIPYQSLDRVPGSHPAVVGLANLRGNNLPVIDLSAAIGLSSSGDEDLSQSSIIISEFNRSLQGFLVSKVDRIISIGWDAIKAVPKSAGRFNYITGVVKLEDMLMEVLDVERVLNEVAPPADSTGHGVSLNEEQLQILSEKLVLVVDDSHMAQNQTSSTLGMIGIDNLSAGDGVEALEMMESLYREGRLVDMVISDIEMPRMDGYTLTREIRNNPDFSDTYILLHSSLAGAVSEENAAASGADAMLTKFVTEELAQAVLTGLLKAQ is encoded by the coding sequence ATGTCGATAATCAATAGTCAGCCAAGTGGCGGGAGTGGTTCTCAGCAGCAGATGCTGATGTTCAGCCTGTGGGAAGGGCATACTTACGGTATCAACGTGCTCAAGATCAGGGAGGTGATACCCTACCAATCCCTGGACCGTGTGCCGGGGTCCCATCCTGCTGTAGTAGGGTTGGCAAATTTGCGTGGCAATAATCTGCCGGTTATCGACCTTTCAGCCGCCATTGGCCTCTCTTCCTCCGGGGATGAAGATCTCTCCCAGAGCTCAATTATCATCTCCGAATTCAATCGTTCGCTACAGGGCTTTCTTGTCAGTAAGGTTGACAGGATTATCTCTATTGGCTGGGATGCCATCAAGGCGGTGCCCAAGTCGGCTGGGCGTTTCAACTATATTACCGGGGTGGTAAAGCTCGAAGATATGTTGATGGAAGTGCTTGATGTGGAGCGTGTCCTCAATGAAGTGGCACCACCGGCTGACAGTACTGGGCACGGTGTCAGCCTCAATGAAGAGCAGCTACAGATCTTGAGTGAGAAACTGGTGCTGGTGGTGGATGACTCCCACATGGCGCAAAACCAGACATCAAGCACGCTGGGTATGATTGGTATAGATAACCTATCGGCGGGGGACGGTGTTGAGGCCCTGGAGATGATGGAGTCACTCTACCGGGAGGGCCGTCTTGTCGATATGGTGATCTCTGATATTGAGATGCCACGGATGGATGGCTATACCCTTACCCGGGAGATCCGTAACAATCCTGACTTTAGCGACACCTATATTTTACTCCACTCCTCCCTGGCCGGGGCGGTCAGTGAAGAGAACGCAGCAGCCAGCGGTGCAGATGCGATGCTGACCAAGTTTGTTACCGAAGAGTTGGCGCAGGCGGTGCTTACGGGGCTGCTCAAGGCTCAATGA